A part of Pieris napi chromosome 9, ilPieNapi1.2, whole genome shotgun sequence genomic DNA contains:
- the LOC125052463 gene encoding proton-coupled amino acid transporter-like protein pathetic isoform X1, with translation MELSEKQSKNYVDHGDPPESKYTHSNNEQKEYDFVANRPVRKRNNLFEAVGHFVKSCLGGGILGIHEAFMKCGLWTALFVSIIFGIYISYCLHMLVSAAQKLCKQLHVPEMSYPDVAEASLEVCPFPSLRRYSKWFRYAVDLTIIIDLFGASCVYQIMIAKTIMEVVENREGSNELDLGRLRLYILALLIPILILCMIRSLKYLAPFSIIGDIFIVICVIATVVYGLRSAPPISTVPGWKDAVGFFEFCGIVVFSLEAIAVMLPIENNMKNPKQYPAVIACGMFTVLLFLLTIGFFGYWGFGENCVTPVTLNFPNDIFPTVIKSLIGVMIFLTFALNFWVPFNLVWHYISKRHDPKKHWIWERVYRAIFIVLITIISIIFPNIGNFMGLLGAFALSNMGFIFPAIIDLVIVWERPGLGKWRWRLWRNIAIIFVGILLFFAGTYSNVKGLLKTIL, from the exons ATGGAGTTAAGTGAAAAACAG agCAAGAACTATGTGGATCATGGTGATCCACCAGAATCAAAATATACCCACAGTAACAATGAGCAGAAAGAATATGACTTTGTTGCCAACCGACCTGTACGAAAACGAAATAA CCTCTTCGAAGCAGTAGGTCACTTTGTAAAAAGTTGTCTTGGAGGTGGAATTCTTGGTATCCACGAGGCATTCATGAAATGTGGACTTTGGACTGCTCTTTTTGTGTCTATTATCTTTGGAATCTACATCTCATATTGCTTACAC ATGTTGGTAAGTGCGGCACAGAAGTTGTGTAAACAGTTGCACGTCCCTGAGATGTCATATCCAGACGTGGCAGAGGCTTCGCTTGAAGTCTGTCCTTTCCCCTCATTGAGGCGATATAGCAAATGGTTCAG GTACGCAGTTGACCTAACAATTATCATAGACTTATTTGGAGCATCTTGCGTCTACCAGATAATGATAGCTAAAACTATTATGGAAGTTGTGGAAAATCGTGAAGGTTCTAATGAATTGGACCTGGGTAGATTACGGCTTTACATTTTGGCGTTGTTGATACCGATTTTAATACTTTGTATGATAcgaagtttaaaatatttggcaCCGTTTTCTATAATTGGGGATATATTTATTG TGATTTGCGTGATTGCGACTGTTGTGTACGGTCTCAGATCGGCTCCCCCCATTTCCACGGTACCAGGATGGAAGGACGCCGTGGGTTTCTTTGAATTCTGTGGTATTGTTGTATTTAGTCTAGAAGCTATCGCGGTCATGTTAccaatagaaaataatatgaaaaatccTAAACAGTATCCTGCTGTAATTGCATGTg gtATGTTCACAgtgttattatttctattaacaaTTGGTTTCTTTGGGTATTGGGGCTTCGGTGAGAACTGCGTTACCCCAGTCACATTGAACTTCCCTAACGAtat ATTTCCTACAGTCATCAAAAGTCTAATCGGAGTCATGATTTTCCTTACATTTGCCCTCAACTTTTGGGTTCCTTTCAATCTGGTCTGGCACTACATATCAAAAAGGCATGACCCGAAGAAACATTGGATTTGGGAGAGAGTGTACAGAGCGATTTTCATTgtcttaataactataatttcaattatatttccTAATATTGGAAACTTTATGGGTTtg CTTGGGGCTTTTGCTCTATCAAACATGGGCTTCATATTCCCAGCCATAATAGATTTAGTAATTGTATGGGAGAGGCCAGGCCTAGGAAAATGGAGATGGCGTCTCTGGAGAAACATTGCTATAATATTTGTTGGAATACTTCTCTTCTTTGCTGGAACTTATTCTAATGTTAAAGGACTATTAAAAACCATATTATAG
- the LOC125052463 gene encoding proton-coupled amino acid transporter 2-like isoform X2: protein MELSEKQSKNYVDHGDPPESKYTHSNNEQKEYDFVANRPVRKRNNLFEAVGHFVKSCLGGGILGIHEAFMKCGLWTALFVSIIFGIYISYCLHMLVSAAQKLCKQLHVPEMSYPDVAEASLEVCPFPSLRRYSKWFSDLRDCDCCVRSQIGSPHFHGTRMEGRRGFL from the exons ATGGAGTTAAGTGAAAAACAG agCAAGAACTATGTGGATCATGGTGATCCACCAGAATCAAAATATACCCACAGTAACAATGAGCAGAAAGAATATGACTTTGTTGCCAACCGACCTGTACGAAAACGAAATAA CCTCTTCGAAGCAGTAGGTCACTTTGTAAAAAGTTGTCTTGGAGGTGGAATTCTTGGTATCCACGAGGCATTCATGAAATGTGGACTTTGGACTGCTCTTTTTGTGTCTATTATCTTTGGAATCTACATCTCATATTGCTTACAC ATGTTGGTAAGTGCGGCACAGAAGTTGTGTAAACAGTTGCACGTCCCTGAGATGTCATATCCAGACGTGGCAGAGGCTTCGCTTGAAGTCTGTCCTTTCCCCTCATTGAGGCGATATAGCAAATGGTTCAG TGATTTGCGTGATTGCGACTGTTGTGTACGGTCTCAGATCGGCTCCCCCCATTTCCACGGTACCAGGATGGAAGGACGCCGTGGGTTTCTTTGA
- the LOC125052694 gene encoding proton-coupled amino acid transporter-like protein pathetic isoform X1 yields the protein MELSTKKTDKQSRLDVTKPPPQPPPDGSKYTVPSEKEPYDFVANRVPRKRNNFLEATGHLIKGCLGGGILGIHEAFMKSGLWTSLFVSVIFGIYISYCLHMLVSAAQKLYKMLHVPEMSYPDVAEAALQVCPFPSIRKYSKWFRYAVDLTICIDLFGACCVYQIIIAKTIKDIIENTHDTQEVVDLNRLRLYILALLIPILLLCMIRSLKYLAPFTLVADVFIVACVVATIVYGLRTAPPIATVPGWKDALGFFEFCGIVVFSMEGIGVILPIENNMQNPQQYLMVITCGMTIVLLFLITVGFFGYWGFGENSISPVTLNFPSDLFPTVLKGLMGVMIFVTFALNFWAPFNLVWHYVSKKHDPKKHWIWERVYRAGFIVTITAIAIGFPNIGNLMGLLGAFALSNMGFIFPAIIDLLVVWEKPGLGKWKWRLWKNIFIIIIGILLFFAGTYSNVKGLLSHL from the exons atggaattgaGTACAAAAAAG ACAGACAAACAGAGTCGACTGGATGTGACAAAACCACCACCGCAGCCACCGCCAGATGGCAGTAAATACACTGTACCATCAGAGAAGGAACCGTATGACTTCGTTGCGAATAGAGTTCCACGGAAAAGAAATAA TTTTCTAGAAGCAACTGGTCACCTTATAAAGGGATGTCTTGGAGGGGGTATTCTTGGTATCCACGAAGCCTTTATGAAATCTGGACTTTGGACCTCTCTATTTGTATCCGTTATCTTTGGAATTTATATCTCCTATTGTTTACAC ATGTTAGTAAGTGCCGCCCAGAAGTTGTACAAAATGTTACACGTCCCAGAGATGTCGTATCCGGACGTAGCGGAGGCTGCTTTACAAGTGTGTCCCTTCCCctcaataagaaaatatagcAAATGGTTCag aTACGCCGTGGATTTAACAATTTGTATCGACTTGTTTGGGGCATGCTGTGTCTACCAGATCATAATAGCGAAGACTATAAAggatataatagaaaatacaCATGACACCCAAGAGGTCGTTGACTTGAACAGGTTAAGGCTGTATATTTTGGCCTTATTGATACCTATATTACTGCTTTGTATGATAAGATCGTTGAAATACTTGGCCCCGTTTACGCTGGTTGCTGATGTATTTATTG TGGCCTGCGTAGTTGCAACAATAGTTTATGGATTGCGAACAGCGCCACCTATCGCCACAGTACCAGGTTGGAAAGATGCCTTAggcttttttgaattttgcgGTATCGTGGTGTTCAGTATGGAAGGCATTGGAGTGATATTGCCCATAGAGAATAATATGCAGAATCCACAACAATATCTAATGGTAATAACATGCG GTATGACAATAGTACTCTTGTTCCTTATAACAGTTGGGTTTTTCGGATACTGGGGCTTTGGTGAAAATTCTATATCGCCGGTCACTTTGAATTTTCCCTCTGACTT attTCCAACAGTCCTCAAAGGCTTGATGGGTGTCATGATCTTTGTAACTTTTGCCCTCAACTTCTGGGCGCCTTTCAACCTCGTATGGCATTATGTATCAAAGAAGCATGACCCGAAGAAACATTGGATTTGGGAGAGAGTATACAGAGCAGGTTTTATTGTTACTATAACAGCGATCGCTATAGGCTTTCCCAATATTGGAAACCTTATGGGATTG CTTGGAGCGTTCGCTCTATCAAACATGGGCTTCATATTCCCAGCGATAATCGACTTGCTGGTGGTATGGGAGAAGCCAGGTCTAGGGAAATGGAAGTGGCGACTCtggaagaatatttttataataattattggaaTACTTTTGTTCTTCGCTGGAACGTATTCCAATGTTAAGGGATTGTTATcacatttgtaa
- the LOC125052694 gene encoding proton-coupled amino acid transporter-like protein pathetic isoform X2 — protein MAVNTLYHQRRNRMTSLRIEFHGKEISSFLEATGHLIKGCLGGGILGIHEAFMKSGLWTSLFVSVIFGIYISYCLHMLVSAAQKLYKMLHVPEMSYPDVAEAALQVCPFPSIRKYSKWFRYAVDLTICIDLFGACCVYQIIIAKTIKDIIENTHDTQEVVDLNRLRLYILALLIPILLLCMIRSLKYLAPFTLVADVFIVACVVATIVYGLRTAPPIATVPGWKDALGFFEFCGIVVFSMEGIGVILPIENNMQNPQQYLMVITCGMTIVLLFLITVGFFGYWGFGENSISPVTLNFPSDLFPTVLKGLMGVMIFVTFALNFWAPFNLVWHYVSKKHDPKKHWIWERVYRAGFIVTITAIAIGFPNIGNLMGLLGAFALSNMGFIFPAIIDLLVVWEKPGLGKWKWRLWKNIFIIIIGILLFFAGTYSNVKGLLSHL, from the exons ATGGCAGTAAATACACTGTACCATCAGAGAAGGAACCGTATGACTTCGTTGCGAATAGAGTTCCACGGAAAAGAAATAAGTAG TTTTCTAGAAGCAACTGGTCACCTTATAAAGGGATGTCTTGGAGGGGGTATTCTTGGTATCCACGAAGCCTTTATGAAATCTGGACTTTGGACCTCTCTATTTGTATCCGTTATCTTTGGAATTTATATCTCCTATTGTTTACAC ATGTTAGTAAGTGCCGCCCAGAAGTTGTACAAAATGTTACACGTCCCAGAGATGTCGTATCCGGACGTAGCGGAGGCTGCTTTACAAGTGTGTCCCTTCCCctcaataagaaaatatagcAAATGGTTCag aTACGCCGTGGATTTAACAATTTGTATCGACTTGTTTGGGGCATGCTGTGTCTACCAGATCATAATAGCGAAGACTATAAAggatataatagaaaatacaCATGACACCCAAGAGGTCGTTGACTTGAACAGGTTAAGGCTGTATATTTTGGCCTTATTGATACCTATATTACTGCTTTGTATGATAAGATCGTTGAAATACTTGGCCCCGTTTACGCTGGTTGCTGATGTATTTATTG TGGCCTGCGTAGTTGCAACAATAGTTTATGGATTGCGAACAGCGCCACCTATCGCCACAGTACCAGGTTGGAAAGATGCCTTAggcttttttgaattttgcgGTATCGTGGTGTTCAGTATGGAAGGCATTGGAGTGATATTGCCCATAGAGAATAATATGCAGAATCCACAACAATATCTAATGGTAATAACATGCG GTATGACAATAGTACTCTTGTTCCTTATAACAGTTGGGTTTTTCGGATACTGGGGCTTTGGTGAAAATTCTATATCGCCGGTCACTTTGAATTTTCCCTCTGACTT attTCCAACAGTCCTCAAAGGCTTGATGGGTGTCATGATCTTTGTAACTTTTGCCCTCAACTTCTGGGCGCCTTTCAACCTCGTATGGCATTATGTATCAAAGAAGCATGACCCGAAGAAACATTGGATTTGGGAGAGAGTATACAGAGCAGGTTTTATTGTTACTATAACAGCGATCGCTATAGGCTTTCCCAATATTGGAAACCTTATGGGATTG CTTGGAGCGTTCGCTCTATCAAACATGGGCTTCATATTCCCAGCGATAATCGACTTGCTGGTGGTATGGGAGAAGCCAGGTCTAGGGAAATGGAAGTGGCGACTCtggaagaatatttttataataattattggaaTACTTTTGTTCTTCGCTGGAACGTATTCCAATGTTAAGGGATTGTTATcacatttgtaa